Genomic segment of Pelmatolapia mariae isolate MD_Pm_ZW unplaced genomic scaffold, Pm_UMD_F_2 NODE_ptg000866l+_length_23007_cov_1, whole genome shotgun sequence:
CAGCTGCTTCAGAATGACctggaaaagatgaaaaagacaGTAATGAGTCGATGGGTTGATGCTTCTCTGATACTCTGTGCTTTGACTGAATGCTGTACAGTCTAAGGCTCTTCCAGTCAACTTACCTTGGCCTTTTCCTCTGGTAAACATCCTCCATTTTCTGTTATGTAATCCAGGAGGTCCACAGCGGGGACAGGTCTCTCCAGCACCAGGATCAGCTCTGTGCCGAGGTCAAACCAGTCCAGCAGAGACACGGGTGCTGACGTTCCCACTGGTCCATCTGCTTCAGCTGCAAGCTTCAGCATAATGGCCACTTCCACCGAGACCCGCTTCCCGTTTTCACCCTGAATTATTCCAACAAAGTGGATGATGAGGAAGAGACGTTCCACAGTCCAGGAATGTAAAAACAGTTCAAGTGTTGCACACTTACCGTCACTTTGATGGGGATTCTGTCCTTGGGAATGTGTTTGATGGCTACCTAAAAAAGACAGAGCATTGGTGAGCATTTCCTCAGTATGACATCATTAaaggtgtgaaacagcacaCGTCTCAGCTTACGATATTATCCGTTATCTGCGTTACTGCCTGTCTTACTCCCACCATCTGAACACTTACTGGGCAATGATCTGTTATCCGGTAGCCAGCAAACACTGCTCCACAGCCGCCTCCTCCAAGATGGTGCTCCTCCACGTATCTGGCCTGGAATTCACctgaaaagacaaacacacatgttGTTTTACTACAGCTGTGACACAAATGACTCTCTGCTGTAGCCTAAATGTTCATTTTGCTCTTCACCTGAGTATAAAAGCCAAGCTGCTTGCTACTTACGTCTCTGGTCCAGCTGCTGAATTTTGGgcgctgtgtttggttttgtcccttttcttcctcctgGGTGGCTCTTTGCTGTCTCCTGCAGACTTCCTTTTCCCATCTTTCATGCACCCATTTGTGTCTTGGCTGCAGTCTGCAGATGTGGAAAACACCAAAAGCACATCAGCTTATTAGATCATAGACACAAATATCTCCCAAACACTAATATGTTAAACCGAGCAACCAGCTGTGCACTTAATCTTCCCCTCACTCAACTAATTAGCCTACCTTTACCAGCGTCCAAGGAGGAAGACGCTTGCTCCTTGTCACCACTCGTAGGCTCAGCAAGTTTAGGCTTCTTTGCTGGACTGGCTGTGCCCGCTCCATCTTGCTGGACCTTACGCTTCACTCCTTTGACCTCATGAGTGTCTGAGCTGGTGGAAGGAGCAGCCTGCTCAGTGACCCTCCTCCTTTTTACGGGGTCTTCCTTTCAGGACTGGCCTTTCTTTTAGCCATCCTGTTCTTAGAGTctggaaacaacaacaacaacacagtagTGAAAAAGAGTGCTCGACATCAGGACGGGAAGgattttgatggcattttaatGAGGATTGTTAAATTCTAATAACAAGTTTATCCTTTTTGATAAAACAGAGCAACACCAGTCCATACTAGGTCTACTAAGTCTTAGATCTTCATGACACTTGTTGGTCTGTTTTACTGCTGAGTCCAAGAATAAACTTGTCCCCTTATTTTACCAAAGACAAAGTGCCCCAGTAACCTTTCTTTGATTAGACATgttgtatttctgctattttcacTCAAACATTGTGTAAAAATGAATCATTTGAATCCTGAGTGTcaacatttttagaaatgtagatTCTGTTATTTGGGGGATTTTACACagattttatgtatttgtttactTACTTTGATCTCCTGGATCTTTGTTATCTGCTGGACTTGTATTTTTTCTCGTTTCCTTGTTcatcttcatttttaaaaatgttttaaacaggaaaatgtagtgagtatttcttcaaatgtgtgtgtgcttgtcttTTCAAAGCTGTTTAAGCGAGTTCTGTAAGtgagctttcaaaataaactcagGAGACTATGGCAACAGAACCTTGCCTGTCAGTGACATCACTGACTGCCAGTAAAAGTGTTCCCAAgtagtttaaagaaaaacactgtggCCGACTAAGCCATAATATTTCATATAATTCAATGAGAAGTCAATATATCTAGTTATATCAgttctttttaaattgtgcaTTTATTCTTTATATAGTGAAACTACTAGAccttatttctctttttaaatctaGAGGCAACCACACTTTTGAGGTTGTATCACCTTCcatttttatatta
This window contains:
- the LOC134623728 gene encoding serine/threonine-protein kinase pim-2-like; amino-acid sequence: MKMNKETRKNTSPADNKDPGDQNSKNRMAKRKASPERKTPSDTHEVKGVKRKVQQDGAGTASPAKKPKLAEPTSGDKEQASSSLDAGKGEFQARYVEEHHLGGGGCGAVFAGYRITDHCPVAIKHIPKDRIPIKVTGENGKRVSVEVAIMLKLAAEADGPVGTSAPVSLLDWFDLGTELILVLERPVPAVDLLDYITENGGCLPEEKAKVILKQLVDAAKDLEDKHIFHRDIKSENILNETGSDVPRVRIIDFGLSCFAKERSVYRLFYGNIFSSCSSHMYTYSHPSRMLRTQKIQAGPTTVWQMGVVLYEALHVGDFDTMTFLQKELKFNKDLSPHCRNFLDACLTNVPEKRPTLGDLQLHPWLR